The Brassica napus cultivar Da-Ae unplaced genomic scaffold, Da-Ae ScsIHWf_2628;HRSCAF=3378, whole genome shotgun sequence genome has a window encoding:
- the LOC125601661 gene encoding photosystem I assembly protein Ycf3: MPRSRINGNFIDKTFTIVADILLRVIPTTSGEKEAFTYYRDGMSAQSEGNYAEALQNYYEAMRLEIDPYDRSYILYNIGLIHTSNGEHTKALEYYFRALERNPFLPQAFNNMAVICHYRGEQAIQQGDSEMAEAWFAQAAEYWKQAITLTPGNYIEAQNWLTITRRFE; encoded by the exons ATGCCAAGATCGCGTATAaatggaaattttattgataaaacctTTACAATTGTAGCCGATATCTTATTACGAGTCATTCCGACAACTTCCGGAGAAAAAGAGGCATTTACTTATTACAGAGATG GGATGTCGGCTCAATCTGAAGGAAATTATGCGGAAGCATTACAGAATTATTATGAAGCTATGCGACTAGAAATTGACCCCTATGATCGAAGTTATATACTCTATAATATAGGCCTTATCCACACAAGTAATGGGGAACATACCAAAgctttagaatattattttcgGGCATTAGAACGAAACCCCTTTTTACCACAAGCTTTTAATAATATGGCTGTGATCTGTCATT ACCGTGGAGAACAGGCCATTCAACAAGGAGATTCTGAAATGGCGGAGGCTTGGTTTGCTCAAGCCGCCGAGTATTGGAAACAGGCTATAACGCTTACTCCTGGTAATTATATTGAAGCACAGAATTGGTTGACGATCACGAGGCGCTTCGAATAA